Within Vespa velutina chromosome 8, iVesVel2.1, whole genome shotgun sequence, the genomic segment CCGGATCTACAATGGGGATGGCAATGAGCAGTGGTGGTATGATAATTTCAAAAGCTGCGCAAGCTGGTAAAAGTATAGGATTAGTTAGCAAAGCAGCGTATAATACAGCAGTAATTGGTAATATATCTATCAATCTCGCTGGTATTGGATTCAACGGTTATTGTATCGTTAAAAAGTATCAGGAAGGCCATAAGGTCGATATGATCGATGCACTTTCCTTTGTGATGCATGCAATGTTTTTTGCTAATACTATATTGAATATACAATTTGCCCATGATATTATTGATAGTAGTCATGGTAAGGTTCTGGAAGAGTACGAAAGCACTTTACGGAATAAACGTCATCGTAAAGCGtacaataaagtaaaaaataaggCACAATCAAAAGAGGAAATAGTACGATACATTAAGAAAGTTAAATCAAAAGCAGAACTTTTCTCTTCTAAGAGCGGTAGTCAAGCGACTGGTAGTAAACCAAGTGATGGTCAACCAAGTGGTAGTCGAGTAGACGGTAATGAAGCAAATGGTAGTAAACCTAGTGATGGTCGACCAAGTGGTAGTCGAGCAAATGGTAGTAAACCAAATGGTAAAAAATCAAGCGGTAGCCAAACAAGTGGTAGTCGACCAAATGGTAATGAGGCAAATGATAGCAAACCAAATGGTAGTAAACCTAGTGATGGTCGACCAAGTGGTAGTCGAGCAAATGGTAGTAAACCAAATGGTAAAAAATCAAGCGGTAGCCAAACAAGTGGTAGTCGACCAAATGGTAATGAGGCAAATGATAGCAAACCAAATGGTAGTAAAACAAGTGATGGTCAACCAAGTGGTAGTCGAGCAGACGGTAATGAAGCAAATGGTAGTAAACCTAGTGATGGTCGACCAAGTGGTAGTCGAGCAAATGGTAGTAAACCAAATGGTAAAAAATCAAGCGGTAGCCAAACAAGTGGTAGTCGACCAAATGGTAATGAGGCAAATGATAGCAAACCAAATGGTAGTAAAACAAGTGATGGTCAACCAAGTGGTAGTCGAGCAAATGGTAGTAAACTAAATGTTAGTGAACCAAATGGTAGTAAAACAAGTGATGGTCAACCAAGTGGTAGTCAACCAAATGGTAATAAACCAAGTGGTAGTCAACCAAATGGTAATAAACCAAGTGGTAGTAAAGCAAGTGGTAGTAAACCAAGTGGTAGTCAATCAAATGGTAATGAAACAAATGACGGGAACAAAAGTGTTCAAGGAACAAACGTTGAGGAAAAAAGTATTGATAAAACGATTAGTAAGATAAAGgataatattcgaataaatggcgatacaataaaaatgcttgcgaaggagataaaaattgaaggaggtaaaatatatattgcaaatttcattatattgaatccaatagtatttataaataacttgAAGAAACCAAACATGAAATTTAGTGAGGCCTTTTTAGCCAGTATTGATGTTTCCGTTACACCACTCTGCGATCAAATTTTGAGGTTGTTAGCTTCTCATTGCAATAATTATCCTTTAGTTACTAAATTAAATGCCATCCCAGAATTTAAAATGCTCCTTGTTGAGATGCAATATATAGATGATCCGGAAAAGCTcttagagaaaatatttttcctttcggtAAAGATGCTTATCAAACATTTTCAAGGTTCTAATCAGCCCATCTCAAATGAAAAGTTATTCGAAATAGCATATGTCTTATGGCGCTATGGGAAGGCACATGCGAAAGGAAAGctacgagaaagagataatgaaaaaatgatgTCAGAAATAATGTCTATTCTATATGATGTTATGTTGGATTATTACGATACACTAGCTCCGACCTTTTTACATGCATTACGTATTTATTGGGAAAATTCCGCAAGTACagtaatttataaagataatacacGCCTttcttattaatgatatattcgAGCTAAGATACTCGAATATTAATAcgaagttataaaaataataaaataaggtGCTTTGTAAATATAGATTTAACTGTTACAAATTTATCTGTAATACGTATAATACTTGTATTTTAtacatgaattttttatatccctattattctttatcacgaagcaaacgaaagagaagatttttattacgaggaaatatgttatattttgtgtattaacgaaaaagaaaaatgataataaatatatgacgTAAAAAgcatgaataatattattattattattattattattattattattattattattattattattattattattattattattattattattattattattattattatagtgcGAATGGATTATAAAGTTTAGGCTGCGTCTTGCCGTGTGTTTTGTTTTGGAAGGTCTACCCTGTCCTCTTCCCcctcctttccctctctaCTAGAGAGTAAACGTAGACCTGCGCTGTAAGTAGAGTTTCGTTTCGGTTTCTCCGATCCAGCCGACTGGAGAGGGGATACGCGCACTTACTCTTTTCGTCAGTCACGTGGAGAAGTTAGGCGATTACGGTTCGAGTTTCGCgcctctctttttcactttcctattattattttcttctaaattcTTCGACAACAAAGACTCGTGTTTCACCGATATCGTGTCTCGATAGAGTCAGGGGACGTGACAAGTGTTAAGAAAAAACACGTCGAGAAACGCACCTTTGAATTAGCGGACTTGGGAAGCGTACTGCGTCAAATTCAAAGGTTAGTCACTTATTTCGCATTGTTCCTTTTtgaccattttctttttttttttcttttttacaatatgaCGCCATATTGTGAGAGCTGCCGATTATCGTCACGCTTATAACGCTTTTTCACgcgttttttcttcgttatcatTTGTCCGACGGAAAAAGGTTAATATTTCGAGCTTCCTGCGATATCGAAAAGTATGCTGCAGCCTCTTTATTTCGAATGTAATGATTTCGAACGAGTGTACGTTTTAAATATGACACCTTCTATTATATTGTATGCGCACGTAAATTGTATTCCTCTTTAATGTTTCAAGCATCATGACAATTTAGTGTTAATCAATAAGTACGATTCGAAGGAGAGaatcgaattttataaaagaattcaCATATATTTTGGGTACATCATTTAAACggacatatttttatttcattccagtttaaataaaatttcgtcgtacgttatattaatatatataaaaattatattaaaaggtATCGAATTAATACTTCGGTTTAATGAGAATCGATGGAAAGggtaatttgaaaaatcgcTAATGTTTCCTTGGCACatctttcaaagaatataCCGATTGCGGCATAACTTTACATAAATAAGATTTACCATCATTCTCGATTAGtcggaaaaggaaaaaaagaaagggaaagaaagaaaaaagaagacgacgTCCGTCGAATATTTAGGTCATCCCGATCCGCGAAGctttattttcgtataaaaatcttttccttttggcTATCATTCTCTTCTGGCTCGCTGGTAAGAAGCTTCTTTTTCGGAGCATAAAGCTTCGAGAATCTTTAGGTATAACGATAGTTGCATGTGAAATTTTTGCTTTGTGGCATTAAAAAAAGtttgacgaataaaaatattcctgCCTGCGGCATAACGTAGCTTGGGCGCGTTATTCGCAGGAATTTTTTCGTCCGACCGAAGAATTTGCGAATCGCATGTATTTGTCTATATATAgctacacacatatatatatatctatatctatatctatatatatatatctatatatatatacacggtatgtacatacatcgGTACTTTGCTTCGGGGGTACCTAAAAGCACTCGTAGAAATTGATGTACGACTTTCGTGGTACTGCTGAAATACGGgctttttctcactctattCTCTGCCAAAACTCGATCGTGGAAGaaacaaatcaaattttaaacgCATCGTTCCCGTGACCGATCTTGTTAGGGCTTTTTCACCGAAATCGGATTcttccgttctttttcttttttcaatttacctTGCgagagctctctctctctctctctctctctctctctctctctctctctctcctagcACGATTCGGTCTGTGTATTCGCTGTCTCCCTCCTCCCAAAAAAAGAGCCAAAAAGAACAAGTGTTCGCGAAATTTCATTCGTACACGAGATATATTCCGTCGTTATCGCGTGGTCATGTTGCTTTTTGTTCATAGgatatcgatcgttttctttttcttttgcaaggTTGTCGCATTGGAACGTCGTTGTTTagcaaatttaaaaaagaaaaagaagcgtAATCGTGCGCCTTTCATTCGGATCGTCGAAATCCCGAGTTAGTGCCTACAGGCTATATCtattttgaattataaatCTTCATGAGTTAGGAAGCCGTGTGCAAacgataattaacaattacgcCGGAAGTAAGCGGGCTTacatagggagagagagagagagagagagagagagagagagagagagagagagagagagagagatgttggAAATAGTAATTTTGTAAAGCAAATTTTGTTGAAAGAATAACGATCGTGCGAGATACGTTTAGAAGAATGttcgattaattcgattaattagaTCGTTTTAGCgtaaatggataaaaaagCTAAAGTCGATGAAAGATCCAACTCGAAGGCAACAATTTCTGTCTCGCTGTCGTGGAAGAATCGCAATAGTTAGAGAAGGTATTAGAAATCCATTGATTCACGTTTCTATCATTCCGTCGTAGAGAGACTCGTGTCGTACCCTTGAGCTTGGCTATGCTGTATCAAATCGATGATTGAAAGTAATAGGATAGATATTAGAAACATTTCTCGTGAAAAATTGAATCTATGCTGGCTCGAAGGTATAACCACGCGAAGAATTCGCCTTGTTACGAATGTAAACGTAGTTGTACGAAGGATATCAAATTAGTCATCAACGAATTATATCTCGTCTGATCTCTAACGATAAAGACTTCGACGATATTCGATTccaaatatatctatctaataTCCCCgtcgttattcttattatttacaagtagcagttttaaatagaatttgatCAGCCGGTTGACTAGCCATTTCTCTAGGAACGCGAGTTTTCGATCGGTTTGATTCATCGATTggtttgaaataataaatgtcataTCAGATTGTTTACACGATAGACGCAAGTCTGGGACTTTACTTTCGATCCTTCTTACTATTCTTTTCGGTGCGCGAATCagattatttatctatcgtgtttctaaattgaaattattctttattcctCTTGCGTATAAATAGGTAAGAAATCGAAACGATTTATTTGCCTTGCTGCAAACATCGTAGTACGAAGAAAGTAAGTTTGCATAAGCATCTTGTAGCGACTTATAAACTCGTTTGCGACTCTTAAATATgtcggaaataaaaaataaggaaaagggACGATTGCGTCTTCTTCGCAACTtcgaaaaacgaacaaaacgaACCCGATTGGAATCAAAAGCTATTCATATAGCTCTGATCATTATCGAGCGAAACTCGGGCCGTAGAATTAGGCGTTTGTTGCAGCGAGCCGAGCGCATCGTTCAAAATCACGCATACCGCTCATCGAAATGACGACGACCGGCTTGCGGACAGGGAGACATCGTAATAGCAGCTAGAACCGAGTTAGAATTCAATTGTTCGGGCCATgcaatcttatttattaatttaacttaTTATTGTCCAACAATATTTGCGCGAAAGCAAACGGTTCGAGATATTATTCGGCCATTACGATTCATCGAACGATTCGGTAAATTCGTGCAAGTCGCAAATAGGGTGAAGGACTTTCAAGGTTACCATCGCGATACGAAGGCGTATTGTCATGAGCAAACTTTCCTCGAAGACGGGAGAAACGTCGTTGCATAAGGAtgagttgagagagagagagagagagagagagagagagaaataaaacaaagaaggGATGTTGTACGAAAGCGATGTGGAAGCGagcatattttctctttttcttttcttcgcttTAATCATTCTCACTCGCGAGGGAGATATTTTCCTGCGGGCGACACGTATCGTCTCATCGAAACGACCCTTACCTTCCGGAATTTTATCGGCTTTCCAATCTCTCCTTGCTCCAATGCCTTCCCGTGGATTTCTTCctaaaatcgaagaaaacaattttctctattctttcgGAAACGGTCTTTTAACGTTACGTACGACGGGGTCCGCGTCGGTTTACGTGTCTACGTACGACAATGTACACGTAAAAATACAcatgcttttcttttcgtccaaatcataaaacataaaaatacatacgtaaatacgtataacttcttcttcgtcgataAATACGGCATGTTCAAATTAatgacatttcttttattttattcgtagaaCATTTTCTTGCCTTGTACTTTTAAGAGAGGATATACACACGTAGTTTATATGTGTGcgcgtatacatatacctacgtatgtaaatacgtaGCGCATCGAAGTTGAACAAGTTTCGAACAGAGTCGTACCTTTCCAAGTGTTCTTTAATGACGTTTCTAGTTTACCATCggaaatttattagatatctTTAGCCAACAACGAGACAAATCACTCCGCTTGAGTCCTTATAGAATAAAAAGCCCGAACATATTCGTTCATCGATTATAAGAGAATAATCtctgaatatttttctccctATAATAAACTAGATACATCTAGTTTAATTATTCTACTTGTATATCTCAGATTCTTagaatttgtcttttttccattcgttcgattagatttcgattttttttcatagatttatttatttattgcctcctctttcgtttatcttttatttccgCGATATCATTTATCGAAGGTACGCACCttgaaaaggatgaaaattaaaatccgtcgtaaaagaaagaggaactGACTCCTCCGTCTTCACTGgcaaacaacaacaaaaacaacaactttattatcgttttacgtAGTATAGTCCTGTTATAAAAGGAATACCTTGACCGGTTGATGAAAAGCGAATACGATTAAAGTACATATATTGGTAGGTTAATGGTACTTAGTCCATCGCTTTATTGCGTATAGCGCTTTATGACGCCGATATTACGACGACGATAGAAGGAAGATCTCGATAAAGAAACGTTCAAGTTGTATCGTTGTCGCGATTCGTGACTCAAGGGCTCGACAAAggcacgtgcgcgcgcgcgccagAGCGAAAGAGAGTGTTGCTTAGAAAATTTCATAAGACGCGTCTTCTTCGCTTCTCTATTGATTAGCCTACGGGGCTGCACCGTATCTTTCTTCGGCAGCCCTTCAATTATCTTTCCAGCTACTTTTTCATCTATCGAACGTCCTCGCTTATTAACTGTTACCTAACCAGACTACCCGTTAACAGCTTTACATAACGAAATACCGGTTAGCGTGTAACAAAATCCACGACATTCTTTACAAATTCAATATCGTCGATTTAAAACGAGTCAGTTTCAATTACGATCGGAGGCACTTTCGAAAttggataaaaatttcttGGAAGATTAGATATAGGTACCTACTCGTTTATTAATCGTAAGCAATTAGTGCTCCTTTCTTTTGcgcttcttcatctttttcccccctttgGTCGTAACGTAATCTAGAGTCGCGAGCAGGAAAATGTACGTCTTATAAAAACATAAGAGATGTCGTTAGAAAGGAAAATGACGAGTCTCGATGTAATTATCTTTGCTTACTTCCTATCCCCCCTTCCCCCACCCCGGCACGATTTTCTCGCTCTTTATCCGTTGTCTGCCAAGCTTTTAACGGTAAGCACATCTTCTCTTGAAATACGAGAGTTTGAATTGGGTTCTCTTCCTACGACATCCCTTTTCACAAGTATTTATGTACACTCATCTATAACGAAAAGCTTCGCAGCGCGTGAGTAGTTTCATTTTCCCATCTCGTCTATATGCCTATagcataataataacacttttccccccccccccccccccttattatcttatttccttttatatttaagcgctctctcgctctttcaaATTCATAGAATTCGTAGAATTCGAGAAATCGCATTGTCGGCTGTACCTCCGTAAAACATTGCATAATGCAATCGGATTATGGTTAACCCTATGGCCGAATATTGTGTGGTAAAGGCAAGATATATCGTTCGTATACCCATATCAAAGTTTGCCAGAAGGGGTTCGTTGAATAATGGATTCCGAAGGCAAAGTAAGTATACGTATCGATGCCTTtcgcataattaaaaatgatctgCCATGGTAACGTAATACCACTTCTCATATCGGTTAACCGAGGACAAAACTAATTGGCGTATCGTTCCTTTCTGTTTCAGActtttcgatagaaaaaaagtcaaaaaaagaaattcgttcgCAGTGGAGGGTGGCAGAAAACATCGACATGTCACACCTTTGCCCGTTAAATACCAAAATGTCAATGTCAGCGGTAAGTATCGTAAGTCGCCGTAAAAATCATCGAGATGTAAATGATCGAGATATATAGACGAGATATATAACGTAGATAGGTTATGGAGGTGCTCGTATTTCCTCAGGTGACGTAACAAAAATCGAGGTGATGCTCGAGGAAGCACCAGATGAGGCCGTCCTTGCTGGATCTATACCCTCGGAATTGGATCCTGGGATCGAATTAAATTCAACATATCCAGGTGGTAAGCTCATAAGAAGATCAAAAGGAACGAGATCGgtttaaaaacattttcaaccTAATTTCGTCTTATATTTatctgataaataataaatgaacgaGCCAGTGATGATTACAACTAATGCGGAATCGCCCTTTGATCTTCTTTGATCGGCGGCTTTGCGATTAACGATTTGTTGTTAATATTCGTCAAATATCTACGATCACTTCGGTATTCCGTAATAAGTGAGTTCTAAGAGCTATAAATCTAACGTTTCACGTGAGATATAATAcacttctatatatacatattcacgATAACGGCGGACGTGGATTACTCGTAGAGTACATTCGGTAAATGCACCAGCATTGTTTTACAGAGACGCTCGGATGTTCCCAATAAATATGTCGATTTTCtgatttatcgttatcgattatatcgCAGGACAAACCAGCAAATCGCAAACTAGTAAATCGAGAAGCAATCGTAACGGCCCCATACTCCAATTGTTTGTACTACTTCAATGATTATATATCGCGTTATATAAAGTTCGACGTTTTGAGATTCgacgtttgaaaattttatgttatcgttattgatttCGGAAAGTGCAACAAACGGTGCTTGCATTACAACGCAAGATAGAGCAAGATAGAGATACGTAACCACGTTAGGTACTTTCGGCGCTGTTACTCGGTTTTGTATTTCTCGGTTTTCACTCGCACGAAAGTTGTTATCGTATCGCGGGCTTCGAACGGACTTCAAACGATGGCTACAAATGGGGAAAAGCATTTTGCTTTCGACAAAAGCGCGCACCGCATGGTCTTAAATAAGATTGATCTTTCAATTGGCTCCTTCATTTTCTTGTTGatgattattaacgataacaaagcgACCGATATAAAAgcgttcgatttttctttccccttttataatcgttctttcaGGAGTACCAGAAGCGGGTGCGGTCGTGGTCAGAGCCGAGGAAGCTCTGATCGTCGTCCTAGTTCTCGTCCTTTGGGTCGCAGCGATAgcgttattttttaatcgatggGGAAAGATCAGAATGTTGGAGCCCTATCAGCCAAAGTTTCAGCAACAACACAGGCAAAGCTGCACTATGGTCGACATGAACGCGCTTACGGTTAGAACTCCATTGATCAGTTTCTCTTCAGTAAACTTTCTTCctgacttttctttcttcgagctTCCTTCGAGTTTAGTTCAGCATATCTCCCTTTTATCTCTTAccttagaaaatatattaagtagGAAGTAGCCGTTTCGTCGATGCTAATTAAATTggcttatttatatattttcgttcgtaATCTATAAGTCTCCTAATCTATAAAGTCTCCAGGGAAAGGATTAGAGTCGTAAGACGTTAGGAGAACTTTTAGGTCGATTAATTTCTCTTAAGGTCGTTAAACCGTGTCTACGCTCGAGTTTAGTAAGTTTCTCTTTGAGTAAGTTTCCGTTCAATTTGATCGTTGACGAAGGCGTGCTTCAAACCAAATTACCGGTATGTCGTACGGGGCTCTACTAGGACGACCCTTTGCGCGACGTGTCCGGTCAAGTCAACGGAATTAGAATGAAATCTCACGCGTTGTCGCTATTCGTACGTGTCGCAAAATAAGCATTTTCTCCCAAGTAGCAATTCTATCAAAGCGAGCTCGTTCGACGTTCGTCTGCAGTATCTGTCATCACCTCTTACGCAGAACGCATGTACCGAGAGAGAGCATCGCATACCTACATTACGACCTCGTTAGaatcctccttcttctcacATTTTTCTCaatcaaattcatttatttatccaattatgaatattatgagGATAATCCATCGAAAGTTAAGATTACGGtacttttctttaataaagaaataaaggataatgagaaaataaatttaatgggTACCACCGGGGATagctagaaaaaagaaacgcgagATGAAATGGGAAACGCAAAAGAAGAcgttagaatttttctttaagtttTCTCGAAATGTCGAGAAACAAATTCTCCGGACGGCGAGATCGCTTCTGTTACGATCTCATAACGTAAACTCGACGGCAACGTCGTTCATCattcatatatctatatggGTATCTATTCGTATCTATAGTTATCTATGGACGTATCTATATGGTATTTGCGTACGTAGGTAGGCAGAATATCGATGTTGAAGTGCCTCGATGGTAAATTGAGAAACGTCGAGTGGTATcgagtaaaatatttctcttgatttatctcatcgagagagagagagagagagagagagagagagagagagcgcctGTTAACATTTTCAATCGTGATCACAAAAACGTAGATACGACGAAagctttcgatcgatcgaaagcaGAGATTGTGGCTTATAGTTATTTGGTAGAAGATTATACGTTGTAAACATAGACTCGTAGTAGGAGCAGGGAAGACGCGCAATCCGGACGCGGAAAGACTAATGAAACGTATTGAAAGTAGCTACGAATTTTCAAGCAACGAATGAGCAATTACGTAAGTAAAGAAACGATacgacttttttttccccccaatattactttcaatgtggattatcgttcgatcgaaacaATTTGATTGTACCTATCGGATGCACCGACGTTCGCTCCTCATCGAAACGTTTTGACGGTAAAGAGATCTCAGAATCGACGTACGCTTCGAGTAGCTCCCGGTGTTCACGGTGCGTACGAAAATACTCATCCAACTAGGAGTGCAACGTCCCCAGTTTGTTCCCTCACTTTGCCGTCTCCGAATATTTATAGTCGatcgagaagaagagaaattgtCCTTCCGGGATATATACGGGGGCCTTTACATAGgatacgaaagaagaaatatttttagagaAAAATTCTACTACGATATGGACGAGCTTTAAGAGTGgaacatttttaaaacttaTAATCCACGATTCGTTGAAGCTAGCTCTCGTTAGAAGCCGTGGCTCCTGGGCATATTTCATAATGGGATGACCGAAAATAAAAGTCAACGAAGGCGCATTTCCAACTATGACGCTTACATAGTTGTAACACTTTTTACAAGGCACCAAAAATATCTGCATAAGAAGTTTCTTTTCCGGTAACAGTATGGTGCTTCTCTCGTAGTcactttgaaataaattttgagcATTTCTCGAAATTACACACTCGCACTTTTATCGCAGATTTCGTGAGAAAAACGACGTGAGGAGAAATCGTAGTTAGCGTATGGATGCTAATGGAACGCGATATATTCTCCGACGATAACGCATAAATAAGTCATAAACCGCGTTAACCGTTGCCAGCCAAAATTAGCACGTCGTCTCTGATTTTATCGTCAAtttgcatatttttcttcttcgtagaTAGTTGGTTGCATTAAGTGCGTGAGTCGATAACCGATGCTTaagtaaattattagaaaattcaaTTGGCGGAGGACGACGGAAAGGGCAATGATGAGAACCAAGGAAAATGCCACGCAAAATCGAAACGCGTCGCTTGTCGCGGTGTCGCACGGAACGGAGATGAGCGAAacgaaggggaaagagagagagagagagagagaagcactCAGAGAGAATAccgatttgaaaataatccaaCAAACGCGTCTGTTATCGTTGTCGAATGTTTTCCGATAATGAGGATCGCGCAAATTAACCGGCCTTCTTAACTTGCAAAGCCCGGCTTCGAATTGGAAAACCCCGACGGATTTCGTTCGGAGTGGGTAAGATAAAGGCgaattattcgatcgaattatcatcgtcgatggccaagaagaaaatctttcggAAATTGAGGATTTTAATGAATTCTCTTCAAggacagacaaagagagagagagagagagagagagagagagagagagagagagagaggcgaagTCTATCGAACGTTAAATATCGTTTCgccgaattaaaaaataatcgaattatttcgttCGGAAAACAGTTCGAAGCTCGTCGAAGACTCGTAAAGTTTACGTTcagaaattgaaaagaaattgaagagCGTTTgtcttcaattttattatccgTATCATCTACTTGTTAAATCGGATCGATCTATGCTCTAGGCACATTCCCAGCCGActaga encodes:
- the LOC124950945 gene encoding uncharacterized protein LOC124950945 isoform X5, which encodes MSSSTLKDFSVQEMVGRKIQQEYYELLPDWNKYDVEDLNILRQYIGYAVGYFNNEWELDNSGNVESESNSVMDNHCSGNEEQKSVKCDGEMECRREMVSSIYDQIIKYGRESDGSIFCGVIYNVIYEMPKKDKPINYDTVMQLPIFKIRNHDNLSKEYNIQYIDNDGRLYENWDDYLTSNKLFECIMVVPKNGYYEADLDFAITEENSTVLVAVYLSPACSKNAEIVKYIDNTFSLLSVGTLGVTAVSLFTPVAPLALLAGSTATICGGIWMTGRSIYNLVDRNSHKQSISPTDKNALSSWIAVAGSTMGMAMSSGGMIISKAAQAGKSIGLVSKAAYNTAVIGNISINLAGIGFNGYCIVKKYQEGHKVDMIDALSFVMHAMFFANTILNIQFAHDIIDSSHGKVLEEYESTLRNKRHRKAYNKVKNKAQSKEEIVRYIKKVKSKAELFSSKSGSQATGSKPSDGQPSGSRVDGNEANGSKPSDGRPSGSRANGSKPNGKKSSGSQTSGSRPNGNEANDSKPNGSKTSDGQPSGSRANGSKLNVSEPNGSKTSDGQPSGSQPNGNKPSGSQPNGNKPSGSKASGSKPSGSQSNGNETNDGNKSVQGTNVEEKSIDKTISKIKDNIRINGDTIKMLAKEIKIEGGKIYIANFIILNPIVFINNLKKPNMKFSEAFLASIDVSVTPLCDQILRLLASHCNNYPLVTKLNAIPEFKMLLVEMQYIDDPEKLLEKIFFLSVKMLIKHFQGSNQPISNEKLFEIAYVLWRYGKAHAKGKLRERDNEKMMSEIMSILYDVMLDYYDTLAPTFLHALRIYWENSASTVIYKDNTRLSY
- the LOC124950945 gene encoding uncharacterized protein LOC124950945 isoform X4: MSSSTLKDFSVQEMVGRKIQQEYYELLPDWNKYDVEDLNILRQYIGYAVGYFNNEWELDNSGNVESESNSVMDNHCSGNEEQKSVKCDGEMECRREMVSSIYDQIIKYGRESDGSIFCGVIYNVIYEMPKKDKPINYDTVMQLPIFKIRNHDNLSKEYNIQYIDNDGRLYENWDDYLTSNKLFECIMVVPKNGYYEADLDFAITEENSTVLVAVYLSPACSKNAEIVKYIDNTFSLLSVGTLGVTAVSLFTPVAPLALLAGSTATICGGIWMTGRSIYNLVDRNSHKQSISPTDKNALSSWIAVAGSTMGMAMSSGGMIISKAAQAGKSIGLVSKAAYNTAVIGNISINLAGIGFNGYCIVKKYQEGHKVDMIDALSFVMHAMFFANTILNIQFAHDIIDSSHGKVLEEYESTLRNKRHRKAYNKVKNKAQSKEEIVRYIKKVKSKAELFSSKSGSQATGSKPSDGQPSGSRVDGNEANGSKPSDGRPSGSRANGSKPNGKKSSGSQTSGSRPNGNEANDSKPNGSKPSDGRPSGSRANGSKPNGKKSSGSQTSGSRPNGNEANDSKPNGSKTSDGQPSGSRANGSKLNVSEPNGSKTSDGQPSGSQPNGNKPSGSQPNGNKPSGSKASGSKPSGSQSNGNETNDGNKSVQGTNVEEKSIDKTISKIKDNIRINGDTIKMLAKEIKIEGGKIYIANFIILNPIVFINNLKKPNMKFSEAFLASIDVSVTPLCDQILRLLASHCNNYPLVTKLNAIPEFKMLLVEMQYIDDPEKLLEKIFFLSVKMLIKHFQGSNQPISNEKLFEIAYVLWRYGKAHAKGKLRERDNEKMMSEIMSILYDVMLDYYDTLAPTFLHALRIYWENSASTVIYKDNTRLSY